The following DNA comes from Chrysiogenes arsenatis DSM 11915.
AGCATCCCACCATTCAAGTCAATATCATTCATCCAAAACATTCCCTTCCAACTGCTTCACCTTTTTGTCCGTAAGCAGAATTTGCATCTGGTGAATGGCGGTCTGATTCAGAACTTTCAGGCGCTCGGCCTGAGGGAGCCCCTGATGAATGAAGTAGGCGTTCAGTGTTTCAAGGTTAGCCAAGCAGACAAGCTGGGAAACATTGGCTTCATCGCGAATATTGCCTTTATGGTCTGGATTTTCGTCTCGCCACTGCTTTGCGGTTCTGCCGAATAAGGCCATGTTGAGCAGATCCGCTTCGCTGGCATAGACGAAATTGATCTGTTGAGGCGACAGCTCAGACGGGATCAGGTTTGCTCTGATAGCGTCGGTGTGGATGCGGTAATTGATTTTGGTCAGATTGCGGCGGATGTCCCAGCCGAGTTGCTGGAGTTCTTGCTCTTTGAGTCGCTGGAACTCCTTGATCAGGTAGAGTTTAAACTCGACGGATACCCAAGATGCAAACTCAAAAGCAATATCTTTGTGGGCATAGGTGCCTCCATAGCGCCCTGATTTGGAGACAATGCCAATGGCTCCGGTGAGGCTACTCCACTTCGTTGGTGTCATAACAAAGGCGTTGCTACCTGCCTCATTTTTAACCGCCTCGAATTCGACACGGTTAAAATATGGGTTGTTCAGTTGCTCCCATATTCCCAAAAACTCCACGGTAAAGCGGGTGCGTATCCAATTTTGGATAATAAATCGGGGATCGTCAGCGTTTCTATATTTGGCAATATCGGTCAGCGAGATATAATCATCCTGTTGTATTTGCCGAACTCGTACCGTCTCGGTAAGCACGGTGATTTCCTTACTCCTTGTCATTCTCCCCCCTTGCCTGCCATCAACATGCACGCTACCAGTAAAGATTTTGCCACTATAGTGAGTTAGATTGTTACTGAAAAGCAAAATCTCCTCTACCGCCGCAGGCGAAATAATGGCATAGGTTTTTTTACGAAAAACTTACGGCAACCTCATTATTCTCTGCAAGCACAAGACTTACACTTGCGCCGCTTCTATACTCTTTTGTGAGGTTCCTTATGCGCACGAATCGTTCAAAGCTCTTGTTCAACCATTTGCTCCTTGCGTTGCTTTTTCTCCTGACTTTTCTGATCAGTCAGAGCGCTCAGGCGCAATCCTGCCCGCGCGGTCAGCTCAGCGAGCGCTTCTGCGATCATGATGGCGATTTGGTAGCCGATGCTCCCACCGACCCCAAAGAGTGGGTTGATCCTGCGACGTTGATTTTTGCCTACACGCCAGTCGAAGATCCTTCGGTGTACGCCAAGGTGTGGGATGGCTTTATCAAACACATGGAAAAAGTGACCGGCAAAAAGGTGCAATTCTTTCCCGTACAGTCGAACGCGGCCCAGCTCGAAGCGATGCGCGCCGGTCGTCTGCACGTTGCAGGGTTCAATACGGGTTCTAACCCGATTGCCGTTAACTGCGTTGGTTTTGTCCCTTTCACCATTATGGCTTCCAAAGACGGCTCATTCGGCTACGAAATGGAAATCATCACCTATCCCGGTAGCGGTATCACTACACCAGCTGACCTGCGTGGCCGTACATTGGCGTTCACCTCGCCAACATCAAACTCTGGATTTAAAGCTCCATCAGCGCTGTTGGAAGCTGAATTTGGCATGAAAGCCGATGTGGACTTCAAAACGGCCTTTTCCGGCAAGCACGACAACTCGGTACTGGGAGT
Coding sequences within:
- a CDS encoding KilA-N domain-containing protein, which gives rise to MTRSKEITVLTETVRVRQIQQDDYISLTDIAKYRNADDPRFIIQNWIRTRFTVEFLGIWEQLNNPYFNRVEFEAVKNEAGSNAFVMTPTKWSSLTGAIGIVSKSGRYGGTYAHKDIAFEFASWVSVEFKLYLIKEFQRLKEQELQQLGWDIRRNLTKINYRIHTDAIRANLIPSELSPQQINFVYASEADLLNMALFGRTAKQWRDENPDHKGNIRDEANVSQLVCLANLETLNAYFIHQGLPQAERLKVLNQTAIHQMQILLTDKKVKQLEGNVLDE
- the phnD gene encoding phosphate/phosphite/phosphonate ABC transporter substrate-binding protein, with amino-acid sequence MRTNRSKLLFNHLLLALLFLLTFLISQSAQAQSCPRGQLSERFCDHDGDLVADAPTDPKEWVDPATLIFAYTPVEDPSVYAKVWDGFIKHMEKVTGKKVQFFPVQSNAAQLEAMRAGRLHVAGFNTGSNPIAVNCVGFVPFTIMASKDGSFGYEMEIITYPGSGITTPADLRGRTLAFTSPTSNSGFKAPSALLEAEFGMKADVDFKTAFSGKHDNSVLGVANKDYDAAAVANSVMQRMISRDVVKAEQIVSIYKSQTFPTTGYGHVYNLHPELAKKVKEAFFSFPWAGSTLEAEFSKSGEAQFIPITYKEHWAVVRTIDQAMKTKYECQ